Proteins co-encoded in one Schistocerca cancellata isolate TAMUIC-IGC-003103 chromosome 5, iqSchCanc2.1, whole genome shotgun sequence genomic window:
- the LOC126188291 gene encoding synaptic vesicle membrane protein VAT-1 homolog translates to MDSFPLQYTAPTVIPATDTTRMVKSITLHGHGQFRRIKVEETPLEVNLASNHVEIEVRYCGLNFTDNYLRLGIIRNSNFPVIMGSECSGVITRLGEDIIDFEVGQKVLCLKMQGGLFRHVVQVPRKHCFEVPRDTDLKDAVAIGLNFLVAHVCLFEFGDLKPRHKIFMQSIAGGVGTAVIELAKTIPLVKIYGSASESKHRKLNALRIDRAFEHEEDYVEEILEGHPEGLDVVINSNGGTDVEKCFKMLNQRGMLINIGSNSTAIYPRTTIWGMRPTWDTKYVSSAELVSKNLSVAGLNIGRFMENYPRLTQDILNELFDLHSIGEIEPHVHSVLPFEKVAVGITQLCKRENYGKVILDLKKRDEDSDEPLQQVPEPEEAQLGNSCHEQPRRLSVALEEMTTVASVPEKKELK, encoded by the exons ATGGACTCGTTCCCTCTTCAATACACAGCACCCACAGTG ATTCCAGCCACAGATACTACCCGTATGGTGAAATCCATTACGCTGCATGGACACGGTCAGTTTAGGAGAATCAAG GTCGAAGAGACGCCACTCGAGGTAAATCTCGCAAGCAACCACGTTGAAATAGAGGTTCGTTACTGCGGTTTGAACTTCACCGACAATTACTTACGCTTGGGTATCATAAGAAATAGTAACTTCCCAGTAATCATGGGCAGTGAATGTTCCGGAGTCATCACGCGCTTGGGAGAAGACATAATAGATTTTGAG GTGGGACAGAAAGTGCTTTGTCTGAAAATGCAGGGCGGCCTGTTTCGTCATGTTGTTCAGGTGCCACGGAAGCACTGTTTCGAGGTGCCCAGAGACACAGATCTCAAAGATGCCGTCGCCATTGGTCTAAACTTCTTAGTCGCGCACGTCTGCTTGTTCGAATTCGGCGATTTAAAACCAAGACATAAAATTTTTATGCAGTCGATTGCAG GTGGCGTTGGTACGGCAGTTATCGAACTCGCGAAAACAATACCTCTCGTCAAAATTTACGGAAGTGCCTCTGAGTCAAAGCACAGAAAACTCAATGCTCTTAGAATAGATCGCGCGTTCGAGCATGAAGAAGATTACGTTGAAGAAATTCTGGAAGGCCACCCTGAAGGCTTGGATGTGGTCATAAACAGCAATGGTGGAACTGATGTTGAAAAGTGCTTCAAGATGTTGAACCAGCGTGGGATGCTGATAAATATTG GTTCCAACAGCACAGCTATATATCCTAGAACAACCATTTGGGGAATGAGACCAACGTGGGATACAAAGTACGTATCTTCGGCGGAGTTAGTCAGCAAGAACTTAAGTGTAGCTGGCCTCAACATCGGCCGCTTCATGGAAAATTATCCCAGACTGACGCAAGATATACTGAATGAACTGTTCGATCTACACTCGATTGGAGAAATAGAACCACACGTTCATTCAGTATTGCCTTTCGAAAAA GTGGCAGTCGGTATCACACAACTCTGTAAGAGAGAGAACTACGGGAAAGTCATCCTAGACCTCAAAAAGAGGGACGAAGATTCAGACGAACCACTGCAGCAGGTTCCAGAACCTGAAGAGGCCCAACTGGGAAACTCTTGCCATGAACAACCCAGACGGTTGTCCGTTGCACTAGAAGAAATGACTACGGTTGCAAGTGTACCTGAAAAGAAGGAACTGAAATAG